In the genome of Pangasianodon hypophthalmus isolate fPanHyp1 chromosome 23, fPanHyp1.pri, whole genome shotgun sequence, one region contains:
- the hey1 gene encoding hairy/enhancer-of-split related with YRPW motif protein 1 yields the protein MKRNHDFSSSDSELDENIEVEKESADENLGMSSPLGSVSPSTTSQVQARKRRRGIIEKRRRDRINNSLSELRRLVPSAFEKQGSAKLEKAEILQMTVDHLKMLHAAGGKGYFDAHALAMDYRGLGFRECLAETARYLSIIEGLDNTDPLRIRLVSHLSNYATQREAHTGLGHLAWGSAFSTPHLAHHLLLPQHQQGASLSRNPSSPPSSSSSSPSSSPSAPSSEPRGCSRLTVTAISEAGQSGPLRVPPATGAVPPGLAAASASKLSPPLLTSLSSLSAFPFPLSAFPLLSPSHATPSSSLGKPYRPWSMEIGAF from the exons ATGAAGAGAAATCACGACTTCAGCTCCTCTGACAGCGAGCTTGATGAGAATATTGAAGTGGAGAAGGAGAGCGCCGACGAGAACCT cGGTATGAGCTCTCCTCTCGGATCAGTTTCTCCCTCTACAACATCACAAGTACAAGCAAGAAAACGTCGCCGAGGG ATTATTGAAAAGCGGCGTAGAGATCGCATTAATAACAGCCTGTCTGAACTGCGCCGACTTGTTCCGAGTGCTTTTGAGAAACAG GGCTCAGCTAAACTGGAAAAAGCAGAGATTTTGCAGATGACTGTGGATCATCTGAAGATGCTTCATGCAGCTGGGGGCAAAG GTTACTTTGACGCCCATGCTTTGGCGATGGATTATCGTGGCTTGGGCTTCCGTGAGTGTCTGGCAGAGACAGCCCGATACCTGAGCATCATCGAGGGCCTGGACAACACCGACCCACTCCGCATTCGCTTGGTGTCCCACTTGAGCAACTACGCCACCCAGAGAGAGGCTCACACAGGTCTGGGTCATCTAGCCTGGGGCTCGGCATTCAGCACTCCTCACCTGGCACATCACCTCCTCTTACCACAGCATCAGCAGGGGGCATCATTATCACGCAACCCTAGCAGTCctccatcatcatcctcatcgtCACCCTCCTCTTCACCGTCAGCGCCCTCCTCAGAGCCTCGTGGCTGCAGCAGGCTGACTGTCACAGCGATCAGCGAGGCAGGACAGAGCGGGCCGCTCAGGGTACCCCCTGCAACAGGTGCCGTTCCCCCAGGGCTCGCGGCAGCGTCGGCATCGAAGCTTTCTCCTCCACTTCTCACGTCCCTGTCCAGCCTCTCGGCTTTCCCCTTCCCTCTGAGTGCTTTTCCTCTGCTCTCACCCAGTCACGCCACCCCCTCCAGCAGCCTGGGAAAGCCCTATCGTCCATGGAGCATGGAGATCGGTGCTTTCTGA
- the stmn2b gene encoding stathmin-2b: MAKTAVAYKEKMKELSLVSLICSCLYPEARNKMMGEFEDMKVTPINKRASGQAFEVILKPPSPTSDGGYSITSPPKKRDVSLEDIQKKLEAAEDRRKSQESQVLKALAEKREHERDVLLKAMEENSNFSKMAEEKLTMKMEHISKNREALLTAMLERLQEKERHAQVVRRNKELRDELSGDEDLQF, encoded by the exons ATGGCCAAAACCGCAGTCG CTTACAAAGAGAAGATGAAGGAGCTGTCCCTTGTCTCCCTCATCTGCTCCTGCTTGTACCCAGAGGCCCGGAACAAGATGATGGGCGAGTTCGAAG ACATGAAGGTCACGCCCATTAACAAGCGAGCCTCTGGACAAGCCTTCGAAGTGATCCTGAAACCGCCATCCCCTACATCTGACGGGGGCTACAGTATCACCTCTCCCCCCAAGAAGAGGGACGTCTCCCTGGAAGACATTCAGAAGAAGCTGGAGGCAGCTGAGGACCGAAGGAAA TCTCAGGAGTCTCAGGTGCTAAAGGCACTGGCTGAGAAGCGTGAGCACGAGCGCGATGTGCTGCTCAAGGCCATGGAGGAAAACAGCAACTTCAGCAAGATGGCAGAGGAGAAACTCACCATGAAGATGGAGCACATCAGCAAGAACCGCGAGGCTCTGCTCACAGCTATGCTGGAGCGCCTACAGGAGAAG gagagaCATGCCCAGGTGGTACGCAGGAACAAGGAACTGCGGGACGAGCTGAGCGGAGACGAAGATCTCCAGTTCTAA